The following are from one region of the Chromobacterium phragmitis genome:
- a CDS encoding efflux transporter outer membrane subunit — protein MSKARLLPPLAASLWLIGCAVPPPDTRALALENAQLPDSWRAGQAAGQFDADLLGFPIDGELRSLIAEALRYNADLRQSAARMEQAQAALKAAGGAMLPTVAIGGQAGTSTLPTSSMGTSGAGLVAAWEIDLWGRLAAERSAAGARWQASALDLAYARESIAAGVVRGWIALGESARQVEISQRMLSLSQQQLTLVEHARSVGRDTDQDVALQQAAVEAQRQQLQAGQQAQQQARRALEALLGRYPAAQLAAAGWPSLSDTLPAGIPSELLSRRPDLRAARQRFEAAFYGAEAAKRARLPSLKLSGGVAYLADTAVLLKSGIDNPAWAATGQLLAPIFTGGQLQAQVEAQDARQRETVAAYNRAALNALTEVENGLAGERLLRLRQQALQTQTDALARSVAHARRQKRIGKISQYQLLQQELNLAAAQAGLLRLRGQRLDNRVALHLALGGRFPT, from the coding sequence ATGAGCAAAGCGCGCCTCCTGCCGCCCCTGGCCGCCAGCCTGTGGCTGATCGGTTGCGCGGTGCCGCCGCCGGACACCCGGGCGCTGGCATTGGAAAACGCGCAGCTGCCGGACAGCTGGCGCGCCGGCCAGGCCGCCGGCCAGTTCGACGCCGACCTGCTTGGCTTTCCCATCGATGGCGAACTGCGGTCCCTGATAGCAGAGGCCCTGCGCTACAACGCCGACCTGCGCCAGTCCGCCGCCAGGATGGAGCAGGCGCAAGCCGCGCTGAAGGCCGCCGGCGGCGCCATGCTGCCCACGGTCGCCATCGGCGGCCAGGCCGGCACCTCCACCCTGCCCACTTCCAGCATGGGCACATCCGGCGCGGGCCTGGTCGCGGCCTGGGAGATCGATCTATGGGGCCGCCTGGCCGCGGAGAGAAGCGCCGCCGGCGCCCGCTGGCAGGCATCGGCGCTCGACCTGGCCTACGCCAGGGAGTCCATCGCCGCCGGCGTGGTCCGCGGCTGGATCGCTCTGGGGGAAAGCGCGAGGCAAGTGGAAATATCGCAACGCATGCTGAGCCTGTCGCAGCAACAGCTGACCCTGGTCGAACACGCCCGCAGCGTGGGACGGGACACCGATCAGGACGTCGCCCTGCAGCAAGCCGCCGTGGAGGCGCAACGCCAGCAGCTGCAAGCCGGCCAACAGGCGCAGCAACAAGCGCGGCGGGCGTTGGAGGCGCTATTGGGGCGCTACCCCGCGGCTCAGCTGGCCGCGGCGGGATGGCCTTCGCTGTCCGACACGCTGCCGGCCGGCATCCCCTCGGAGCTGCTGAGCCGCCGCCCTGACCTGCGCGCCGCGCGGCAACGCTTCGAAGCCGCCTTCTACGGCGCGGAGGCCGCCAAGCGAGCTCGCTTGCCATCTCTCAAGCTGAGCGGCGGCGTCGCCTACCTTGCCGACACCGCCGTCCTGCTCAAGTCCGGGATAGACAATCCGGCATGGGCGGCCACCGGCCAGCTGCTGGCCCCCATTTTCACCGGCGGTCAATTGCAGGCGCAGGTGGAAGCCCAGGACGCCAGGCAACGCGAAACGGTGGCGGCTTACAACCGCGCCGCGCTGAACGCGCTGACCGAGGTGGAGAACGGGCTGGCCGGAGAGCGGCTGCTGCGCCTGCGACAGCAGGCGCTGCAAACGCAAACCGACGCGCTGGCGCGATCGGTCGCCCACGCCCGCCGACAAAAACGGATAGGCAAAATCAGCCAATACCAATTGCTGCAGCAAGAGTTGAATCTCGCCGCCGCGCAAGCCGGCTTGCTGCGCCTGCGCGGCCAGAGGCTGGATAATCGGGTCGCGCTGCACCTGGCGCTAGGCGGCCGTTTCCCGACCTGA
- a CDS encoding HlyD family secretion protein: MLEIILGGYAFLVWLIFIKLKWLPWNIQTQVGAATGALALAASIIFTINVVTPSSNDVRAINYVSEIVPRVSGTVTRVAVEGNAPVKKGEVLLEIDDTPYRLRVRELKAKLADATASAKTLWQDLDSAKSGAIAAQAQLDLMKKRLSEAQALARTGAGNQYDVENFRAEVKKAESSLATAQSSQAKAQIRLEAKVGPDLASVAQIKAQLDAAQYDLDSTIILAPSDGYAVNVAVRPGNYLVSMPFRPALSFVEQEQRILAFFDQNELRYVQPGDKAEIAFKTLPGKLVYAKVESIVWANGQGQLLQSGQVPNAPPEMAPPPLAQKYAVRLLPMRQDGGGPIFIPMGARGGGAVYTDKLAPLHLLRMVMIRAQSLLNYLVLKLH; encoded by the coding sequence ATGCTTGAAATCATCCTCGGCGGCTACGCCTTCCTGGTCTGGCTGATTTTCATCAAGCTCAAGTGGCTGCCTTGGAACATCCAAACCCAGGTCGGCGCCGCCACCGGCGCGCTGGCGCTGGCCGCCAGCATCATTTTCACCATCAATGTGGTGACCCCCTCCTCCAACGACGTGCGCGCCATCAACTACGTGTCGGAAATCGTGCCGCGCGTCTCCGGCACGGTCACCCGGGTAGCGGTGGAAGGCAACGCCCCGGTCAAGAAGGGCGAGGTGCTGCTAGAAATCGACGACACGCCCTACCGCTTGCGGGTCAGGGAGCTGAAAGCCAAGCTGGCTGACGCCACCGCCTCCGCCAAAACGCTGTGGCAGGATCTGGACAGCGCCAAGAGCGGCGCCATCGCCGCGCAGGCGCAGCTGGACCTGATGAAGAAGCGCCTGAGCGAGGCCCAGGCGCTGGCCAGGACCGGGGCCGGCAACCAGTACGACGTCGAAAACTTCCGCGCCGAGGTGAAGAAGGCCGAATCCTCGCTCGCCACCGCGCAAAGCAGCCAGGCCAAAGCGCAAATCCGGCTGGAGGCCAAGGTCGGCCCGGACCTGGCCAGCGTGGCCCAGATCAAAGCCCAGCTTGACGCCGCGCAATACGACCTGGACTCCACCATCATCCTCGCGCCGTCCGACGGCTACGCCGTCAATGTCGCGGTGCGCCCGGGAAATTACCTGGTTTCCATGCCGTTCCGCCCCGCCCTGAGCTTTGTCGAGCAGGAGCAGCGCATCCTGGCCTTCTTCGATCAGAACGAGCTGCGCTACGTGCAGCCCGGCGACAAGGCCGAGATCGCGTTCAAAACGCTGCCCGGCAAATTAGTCTACGCCAAAGTGGAGTCCATCGTCTGGGCCAATGGCCAGGGCCAGCTGCTGCAGTCGGGCCAAGTTCCGAACGCGCCGCCTGAAATGGCCCCGCCGCCGCTGGCGCAGAAATACGCCGTCAGGCTGCTGCCGATGCGGCAAGACGGCGGCGGCCCCATCTTCATCCCGATGGGCGCGCGCGGCGGCGGCGCCGTCTACACCGACAAGCTGGCGCCGCTGCACCTGCTGCGCATGGTGATGATCCGCGCCCAATCGCTGCTCAACTACCTTGTGCTGAAGCTGCACTGA
- a CDS encoding DUF3302 domain-containing protein, with translation MRVLGPTSAMLAACCGALLSQPALAMPAGMEEKVADVMVWVVVLLVPAAAIYLFWKVHVLPEVFAEKHHHPQKRAIQVLCLLSLAFGGLLWPLAWLWAFTKPTSYKAAYGTDKHDDFFLKPDGGHADTPLDLAIVDDEIMLLKEKLAGLSQKRALIASKQAASAAPAGDREQDHA, from the coding sequence ATGCGAGTCCTTGGCCCCACATCCGCCATGCTCGCCGCCTGCTGCGGCGCGCTGCTGTCCCAACCGGCCTTGGCCATGCCCGCCGGCATGGAGGAAAAAGTCGCCGACGTGATGGTGTGGGTCGTCGTGCTGCTGGTGCCGGCGGCCGCCATCTACCTGTTCTGGAAAGTGCACGTCTTGCCCGAAGTCTTCGCGGAAAAGCACCACCATCCGCAGAAACGCGCCATCCAGGTGCTGTGCCTGCTGTCGCTGGCTTTCGGCGGCCTGCTGTGGCCGCTTGCCTGGCTGTGGGCCTTCACCAAGCCCACATCCTACAAAGCCGCCTACGGCACCGACAAACATGACGACTTCTTTCTCAAGCCGGATGGCGGGCATGCGGACACGCCGCTGGATCTCGCCATCGTCGACGACGAGATCATGCTGCTGAAGGAAAAGCTGGCCGGCCTGTCGCAGAAGCGCGCGCTGATCGCCTCCAAACAGGCCGCCAGCGCCGCGCCCGCCGGGGACCGGGAGCAGGACCATGCTTGA
- a CDS encoding AAA family ATPase, with translation MTQQQAGRPIRVAIVGPESSGKSTLAREWASRLRGQGRAAVWVEEYSRAYYAGRDYVSTMGDIEAIAAGQLRAEALAAEGGAGILLCDTTVLTCKIWAEVAHGGASATLQALYRPHDYALTVLACPDIPWEPDPLRSHPTQRDWLLELNRRELERQGIAALEVSGAREARLARAMAALSPLLAD, from the coding sequence ATGACGCAGCAGCAAGCCGGCCGGCCGATCCGGGTGGCGATAGTGGGGCCGGAATCCAGCGGCAAGAGCACGCTGGCGCGCGAGTGGGCCAGCCGCTTGCGCGGCCAGGGGCGCGCGGCGGTTTGGGTGGAGGAGTATTCTCGAGCCTATTACGCCGGCCGCGACTATGTTTCCACCATGGGCGACATCGAAGCCATCGCCGCCGGCCAGTTGCGGGCGGAGGCGCTCGCGGCGGAGGGCGGCGCCGGGATATTGCTGTGCGACACCACGGTGCTGACCTGCAAGATCTGGGCCGAGGTGGCGCATGGCGGCGCCTCGGCAACGCTGCAGGCGCTGTACCGGCCGCATGATTACGCGTTGACGGTGTTGGCGTGCCCGGACATCCCGTGGGAGCCGGACCCGCTGCGCAGCCATCCCACGCAGCGAGACTGGCTGCTGGAACTCAATCGGCGAGAGCTTGAGCGGCAGGGGATCGCGGCGCTGGAGGTGTCCGGCGCGCGCGAGGCGCGGCTGGCGCGGGCGATGGCGGCCCTGTCGCCGCTGCTGGCTGATTAA
- a CDS encoding RNA-binding S4 domain-containing protein has product MKETYQLSGEYIALCDLLKACNVCHSGGAAKHFIAEGNVSVDGQVELRKTCKIRAGQQVSGDGFSIAVEAA; this is encoded by the coding sequence ATGAAGGAAACTTACCAACTCTCCGGCGAGTACATCGCGCTGTGCGACCTGCTCAAGGCTTGCAACGTCTGCCACTCCGGCGGCGCGGCCAAGCATTTCATCGCCGAGGGCAATGTGTCGGTGGACGGCCAGGTGGAGCTGCGCAAGACCTGCAAGATCCGCGCCGGCCAGCAGGTCAGCGGCGACGGCTTTTCGATCGCGGTCGAGGCGGCCTGA
- a CDS encoding oxidoreductase-like domain-containing protein, protein MEKPADGMPEPPFEVDDGMCCGSGCEPCILDIHQQELRAYRARLADWQARRAQRLAAGGDNG, encoded by the coding sequence ATGGAAAAACCCGCCGACGGCATGCCGGAGCCGCCGTTCGAGGTGGACGACGGCATGTGCTGCGGCAGCGGCTGCGAGCCGTGCATCCTGGACATCCACCAGCAGGAGCTGCGCGCCTACCGCGCGCGGCTGGCCGACTGGCAGGCGCGCCGGGCGCAGCGGCTGGCCGCGGGAGGCGACAATGGCTGA
- a CDS encoding 3',5'-nucleoside bisphosphate phosphatase, producing MADIDLHFHSRTSDGALTPTEVIDRAAARAPSLLALTDHDCTAGLAEAAEAASRHGIPFLNGVEVSVSWGRHTVHIVGLGIDPAEPALAAGLRSIRDGRLERARQMGDSLAAAGIAGCFEGALRWCDNPEMISRTHFARHLVDSGAVKDVRTVFRKFLTPGKPGYVAHEWASLADAVGWIVGAGGMAAIAHPGRYDMGRTLIERLILDFKEAGGQGIEVASGSHSLDDMHKFALHADRHGLYASSGSDFHAPGEGGRDVGHTEDLPPICKPIWRELEARILRPAG from the coding sequence ATGGCTGACATCGATCTGCATTTTCATTCCCGCACCTCGGACGGCGCGCTGACGCCGACCGAGGTGATAGACCGCGCCGCCGCGCGCGCGCCCTCGCTGCTGGCGCTGACCGACCACGACTGCACCGCCGGCTTGGCGGAAGCGGCGGAGGCGGCTTCGCGCCACGGCATTCCCTTCCTCAACGGCGTGGAAGTGTCGGTAAGCTGGGGGCGCCATACCGTGCATATCGTCGGCCTGGGCATCGACCCGGCGGAGCCGGCGCTGGCCGCCGGATTGCGTTCGATACGCGACGGCCGGCTGGAGCGGGCGAGGCAAATGGGCGACTCGCTGGCCGCGGCCGGCATCGCCGGCTGCTTCGAAGGCGCGCTGCGCTGGTGCGACAATCCGGAAATGATCAGCCGCACCCATTTCGCCCGCCATCTGGTTGACAGCGGCGCGGTCAAGGATGTGCGCACCGTGTTCCGCAAGTTTCTGACGCCGGGCAAGCCGGGCTATGTCGCGCACGAGTGGGCCAGCCTGGCGGACGCGGTAGGCTGGATCGTCGGCGCCGGCGGCATGGCGGCGATCGCCCACCCCGGCCGCTACGACATGGGACGGACGCTGATCGAGCGGCTGATCCTGGATTTCAAGGAGGCCGGCGGGCAGGGCATCGAGGTGGCCAGCGGCAGCCACAGCCTGGACGACATGCACAAATTCGCGCTGCATGCCGACCGGCACGGACTGTACGCCAGCAGCGGCAGCGACTTCCACGCGCCGGGCGAGGGCGGCCGCGACGTCGGCCACACCGAGGACTTGCCGCCCATCTGCAAGCCGATCTGGCGCGAATTGGAAGCGCGCATCCTGCGGCCGGCAGGCTGA
- a CDS encoding L-threonylcarbamoyladenylate synthase has product MAQFFMIHPDNPQARLIREAVKILREGGVVAYPTDSCYALGCMLGDKDAMERILEIRGVDLKQRLMTLVCHDLSELANYAKVDNSQYRLLKSTTPGSYTFILQATREVPRRTLHPKRATIGLRVPDHKVTLALLEELGEPILSCTLMLPGDEEPLSDPYEIRERLEHQVDAVIDGGWCGTEPTTVVDMTDGVNLVREGKGALAPFGF; this is encoded by the coding sequence ATGGCGCAATTCTTCATGATCCATCCCGACAATCCCCAGGCCAGGCTGATCCGCGAGGCGGTGAAGATCCTGCGCGAGGGCGGGGTGGTCGCTTATCCCACCGATTCCTGTTACGCGCTGGGCTGCATGCTGGGCGACAAGGACGCGATGGAGCGGATATTGGAGATCCGAGGGGTGGACCTGAAGCAGCGGCTGATGACGCTGGTGTGCCATGACCTGTCCGAGCTGGCCAACTACGCCAAGGTGGACAACAGCCAGTACCGGCTGCTGAAGAGCACTACCCCCGGCAGCTATACCTTCATCCTGCAGGCGACGCGCGAAGTGCCGCGCCGCACGCTGCATCCCAAACGCGCCACCATCGGCCTGCGGGTGCCGGACCACAAAGTGACGCTGGCCTTGTTGGAAGAGCTGGGCGAACCCATATTGTCCTGTACCCTGATGCTGCCCGGCGACGAGGAGCCCTTGTCCGATCCCTATGAGATCCGCGAGCGGCTGGAGCATCAGGTGGATGCCGTCATCGACGGCGGCTGGTGCGGCACCGAGCCGACCACCGTGGTGGACATGACCGACGGCGTGAATCTGGTGCGGGAAGGCAAGGGCGCGCTGGCTCCGTTCGGTTTTTGA
- a CDS encoding site-2 protease family protein, with amino-acid sequence MQELSLIQTLAVSILPVLFAITMPAGAQAYMADRLGDRTAYMTGRRTFSPFAHIDPIGSIVLPMIGVAMGGFIIGWPKSLQLNPDAMRKPRTALAKVALVTPLANLAMALLWAGAIAASGYAPDYFREPMQWMGLIGIKVNVALMIFTLIPLPPLPGGVILQSLLPSRAAWQFSKVEPYSFWILLLLMFSGVLGGLLMPLLKLLNMLILSLAL; translated from the coding sequence ATGCAGGAACTCTCTTTGATCCAGACGCTGGCAGTATCGATACTGCCGGTGCTGTTCGCCATCACCATGCCCGCCGGCGCCCAGGCCTACATGGCCGACCGCTTGGGCGACCGCACCGCCTACATGACCGGGCGGCGCACCTTCAGCCCCTTCGCCCACATCGATCCCATCGGCTCCATCGTGCTGCCGATGATAGGCGTCGCGATGGGCGGCTTCATCATCGGCTGGCCCAAATCGCTGCAGCTGAATCCTGACGCGATGCGCAAGCCGCGCACCGCGCTGGCCAAGGTGGCGCTGGTCACCCCGCTGGCCAATCTGGCCATGGCGCTGCTTTGGGCCGGCGCGATCGCCGCCTCCGGCTACGCGCCGGACTATTTCCGCGAGCCGATGCAGTGGATGGGGCTGATCGGCATCAAGGTCAACGTGGCGCTGATGATCTTCACGCTGATTCCGCTGCCGCCGCTGCCGGGCGGCGTCATCCTGCAGTCGCTGCTGCCGTCGCGTGCGGCCTGGCAGTTTTCCAAGGTGGAGCCCTACAGTTTCTGGATTCTGCTGCTGTTGATGTTCAGCGGCGTGCTGGGCGGCTTGTTGATGCCGTTGCTCAAGCTGCTCAATATGTTGATCCTGAGCCTGGCGCTGTAG
- a CDS encoding site-2 protease family protein, which translates to MFDLDQLVRQATIFALPVLLAITLHEAAHAYAARRFGDDTAFLQGRMTLNPLKHIDPIGTVLLPLLTIWLGSFVFGWAKPVPVNFNALRKPRQHMRWVAAAGPLANLAMMAGWAVLLKLGLGMDGAYRDPLLLMSRAGISINISLMLLNLLPILPLDGGRILYSLLPPGLAWRYAQTESWGMWLLLILVASGLLGVILQPLYVLMYHLLELFF; encoded by the coding sequence ATGTTCGATCTCGATCAGCTGGTGCGGCAGGCGACGATTTTCGCGTTGCCGGTGTTGTTGGCCATTACCTTGCACGAAGCGGCGCATGCCTACGCGGCGCGACGTTTCGGCGACGACACCGCCTTTCTGCAGGGACGGATGACGCTGAATCCTCTCAAGCACATCGACCCGATAGGCACGGTGCTGCTGCCCTTGCTCACCATCTGGCTGGGCAGCTTCGTGTTCGGCTGGGCCAAGCCGGTGCCGGTGAACTTCAACGCGCTGCGCAAGCCGCGCCAGCACATGCGCTGGGTGGCGGCCGCCGGGCCGCTGGCCAATCTGGCGATGATGGCGGGCTGGGCTGTCCTGCTGAAGCTGGGCTTGGGCATGGATGGCGCCTACCGCGATCCCTTGTTGCTGATGAGCCGGGCCGGCATCAGCATCAACATCTCGCTGATGCTGCTCAACCTGTTGCCGATACTGCCGCTGGACGGCGGCCGCATCCTCTATAGTCTGCTGCCGCCGGGCCTGGCCTGGCGCTACGCGCAGACCGAAAGCTGGGGCATGTGGCTGCTGCTCATCCTGGTGGCCAGCGGCTTGCTGGGCGTCATTCTGCAGCCCTTGTACGTCTTGATGTATCATCTGCTGGAATTGTTTTTCTAG
- a CDS encoding tryptophan--tRNA ligase, producing MSANRILSGMRPTGSLHLGHYHGVIRNWVELQHSHECFFMVADWHALTTNFDDVSIIGKSINEMVIDWLASGVDPEKSTVFVQSKVPQHAELHLALSMVTPLGWLERVPTYKDQMEKLSHKDLATYGFLGYPLLQAADILVYKAGLVPVGEDQVPHIELTREVARRFNHMFGREPNFEELARAAVKKIGKAGKDFDRLRTAYLQNGDGEALAKARDILAASQNLGAADRERLHGWLENKGKTILPECEAKLTAASKMPGLDGQKMSKSYGNTITMREAPETVSKKIRGMPTDPARVRRTDPGTPSKCPVWQLHEVYSDGETKEWVKAGCTTAGIGCLDCKQPVIDAVVREQQPMFERAEKYLSNPKLVSEILADGNARAEKVARETMGDVRAALGLGY from the coding sequence ATGTCCGCCAACCGCATTCTTTCCGGCATGCGCCCCACCGGCAGCCTGCATCTGGGCCATTACCACGGCGTGATCCGAAACTGGGTGGAGTTGCAACACAGTCATGAATGCTTCTTCATGGTGGCCGACTGGCACGCGCTGACCACCAATTTCGACGATGTGTCCATCATCGGCAAGTCCATCAACGAGATGGTGATCGACTGGCTGGCTTCCGGCGTCGATCCGGAAAAATCCACCGTTTTCGTCCAGTCCAAGGTGCCGCAGCATGCCGAATTGCACCTGGCGCTGTCGATGGTGACGCCGTTGGGCTGGCTGGAGCGGGTGCCGACCTACAAGGACCAGATGGAGAAGCTGAGCCACAAGGACCTGGCCACCTACGGCTTTCTCGGCTACCCGCTGCTGCAGGCTGCCGACATTCTGGTGTACAAGGCCGGGCTGGTGCCGGTGGGCGAGGACCAGGTGCCGCACATCGAGCTGACCCGCGAAGTAGCGCGCCGCTTCAACCACATGTTCGGCCGCGAGCCCAATTTCGAAGAATTGGCCCGCGCCGCGGTCAAGAAGATAGGCAAGGCCGGCAAGGATTTCGATCGCTTGCGCACCGCCTATCTGCAAAACGGCGACGGCGAAGCGCTGGCGAAGGCGCGCGACATCCTGGCCGCCAGCCAGAATCTGGGCGCGGCCGACCGCGAGCGGCTGCACGGCTGGCTGGAGAACAAGGGCAAGACCATCCTGCCCGAGTGCGAGGCCAAGCTGACCGCCGCCTCCAAGATGCCCGGCCTGGACGGCCAGAAGATGTCCAAGTCCTACGGCAACACCATCACCATGCGCGAAGCGCCGGAGACGGTGAGCAAGAAGATCCGCGGCATGCCGACCGATCCGGCCCGCGTGCGCCGCACCGATCCGGGCACGCCGTCCAAGTGCCCGGTGTGGCAGCTGCACGAGGTGTACAGCGACGGCGAGACCAAGGAGTGGGTGAAGGCGGGCTGTACCACCGCCGGCATCGGCTGTCTTGACTGCAAGCAGCCGGTGATCGACGCCGTGGTGCGCGAGCAGCAGCCGATGTTCGAGCGCGCGGAGAAATACCTGAGCAATCCGAAGCTGGTGTCCGAAATCCTCGCCGACGGCAATGCCCGCGCCGAGAAAGTGGCGCGCGAGACGATGGGCGACGTGCGCGCGGCGCTGGGTTTGGGCTACTGA
- a CDS encoding methyl-accepting chemotaxis protein — MSRLRQQAENAQSAVHASENTEQLSIQGSSVLEQATTEINRVAGSVETSSSILSKLGDSSKQIGSIVSTISDIADQTNLLALNAAIEAARAGEMGRGFAVVADEVRKLAERTSQSTGEISGIVKSIQDDSISAIEAMQQMQTLASNSLQLADQARDAIQEIRSGARDVVLVVKEVSELLQQS, encoded by the coding sequence ATGAGCCGCCTGCGCCAGCAGGCGGAAAACGCGCAATCGGCGGTGCACGCCTCGGAAAACACCGAGCAGCTGTCGATACAGGGCAGCTCGGTGCTGGAGCAGGCCACCACCGAGATCAATCGCGTCGCCGGCAGCGTGGAAACCTCATCCTCCATTCTGTCCAAGCTGGGCGACAGTTCCAAGCAAATTGGCAGCATCGTCAGCACCATCAGCGACATCGCCGACCAGACCAATCTGCTGGCGCTGAACGCCGCCATCGAAGCGGCGCGCGCCGGCGAGATGGGCCGGGGCTTCGCCGTGGTGGCCGACGAGGTGCGCAAACTGGCCGAACGCACCAGCCAGTCCACCGGCGAGATTTCCGGCATCGTCAAGAGCATACAGGACGATTCGATATCGGCGATCGAGGCGATGCAGCAGATGCAAACGCTGGCCAGCAACAGCTTGCAGCTGGCCGACCAGGCCCGCGACGCGATCCAGGAAATCCGCAGCGGCGCCCGCGACGTGGTGCTGGTGGTGAAAGAAGTGTCGGAGCTGCTGCAACAAAGCTGA
- the flgA gene encoding flagellar basal body P-ring formation chaperone FlgA, with protein MAMFSKNRYAAAAWLLASLSSTAAHAAPSAPQAVEAQADKLIRQRLADAGLEQPDIKLQSLPPRDLPSACAAPWLAEASDSRAFSRMRFDIACPASGWRGVFIVRAAVSARVAVAARDLPSGAALSAEDISWARRPVTDSADLFGSSAPPIGLAPRGAIRQDQALRRRQLQPPQWVKRGDIVNITIRQNGIEVSNAGEALANGREGETIRVRSPASGKILRARVSAEGEVTPLE; from the coding sequence ATGGCAATGTTCAGCAAAAACCGTTATGCGGCCGCAGCTTGGCTGCTGGCCAGCCTCTCCTCGACCGCCGCCCACGCCGCCCCCTCCGCCCCGCAGGCGGTGGAAGCGCAAGCCGACAAACTGATCCGCCAGCGACTGGCCGACGCCGGCCTCGAGCAGCCAGACATCAAACTGCAGTCGCTGCCGCCTCGCGACCTGCCCTCCGCCTGCGCCGCCCCCTGGCTGGCCGAGGCCAGCGACAGCCGAGCCTTCAGCCGCATGCGTTTCGACATCGCCTGCCCGGCCAGCGGCTGGCGCGGCGTCTTCATCGTCCGCGCCGCCGTCAGCGCCCGGGTGGCGGTGGCCGCGCGCGACCTGCCCTCCGGCGCCGCGCTGTCCGCCGAGGATATAAGCTGGGCCCGGCGCCCGGTAACCGACTCCGCCGACCTGTTCGGCTCTTCCGCGCCGCCGATCGGCCTGGCACCGCGAGGCGCGATTCGCCAAGATCAAGCGCTGCGGCGCCGGCAACTGCAGCCGCCTCAATGGGTGAAGCGCGGCGACATCGTCAATATCACGATCCGTCAGAACGGCATCGAGGTCAGCAACGCCGGAGAGGCGCTGGCCAACGGCCGCGAAGGAGAGACCATACGCGTCCGCAGCCCTGCCAGCGGCAAGATCCTCCGCGCCCGCGTCAGCGCCGAGGGCGAAGTCACCCCGCTGGAGTGA
- the flgB gene encoding flagellar basal body rod protein FlgB, translating to MHLDKALSIHPEALRLRADRTRVLASNIANENTPGYQARDIDFKAALASAAADSPLAFDDGGGDLLYRLPNHPSRDGNTVELSVEQAEFSQNVSEFQTSLTFINMKLHGLAKVIAGQ from the coding sequence ATGCATCTGGACAAGGCCCTGAGCATCCATCCCGAGGCCTTGCGGCTGCGGGCGGATCGGACCCGGGTGCTGGCGTCGAACATCGCCAATGAGAACACCCCGGGTTATCAGGCGCGTGACATCGATTTCAAGGCGGCGCTGGCTTCGGCGGCCGCCGATTCGCCGTTGGCATTCGACGATGGCGGCGGCGACCTGCTTTACCGTCTTCCCAATCATCCTTCGCGGGACGGCAATACCGTCGAGCTCAGCGTCGAGCAGGCCGAGTTCTCCCAGAACGTTTCCGAATTCCAGACCAGCCTCACCTTCATCAACATGAAGCTGCATGGGCTGGCCAAAGTGATAGCGGGGCAATAA
- the flgC gene encoding flagellar basal body rod protein FlgC, with amino-acid sequence MSFRDISRIAGSAMTAQTVRLNTVASNIANADTSAGTEQAAYRGRKPVFSSQMQGEGMGVQVLDVVQNQEPVRKAHEPGNPLADADGNVFYSNVNAVEEMTDMLSATRAFQTNVEVLAKVKTMQQDLLKLGDTA; translated from the coding sequence ATGTCATTCCGCGACATCTCGCGCATCGCCGGTTCCGCCATGACTGCGCAGACGGTGCGACTCAATACCGTGGCCAGCAATATCGCCAACGCCGACACCTCGGCCGGCACCGAGCAGGCCGCCTACCGCGGCCGCAAGCCGGTGTTCAGCAGCCAGATGCAGGGCGAGGGCATGGGCGTGCAGGTGCTGGACGTGGTGCAGAACCAGGAGCCGGTGCGCAAGGCGCACGAGCCGGGCAATCCGCTGGCCGACGCCGATGGCAACGTTTTCTACAGCAATGTCAACGCGGTGGAAGAGATGACCGACATGCTGTCCGCGACCCGCGCCTTCCAAACCAATGTCGAGGTGCTGGCCAAAGTGAAAACCATGCAGCAAGACCTGCTGAAACTGGGAGATACCGCATGA